TCTTTCAGCCATTTGTTGAGCAGCCTCCATTGCCTTCTCCAGTTTGGCAAAGCTTTCGCTCGCTGCTGCGGAAATTTCTTTTTGGGATTCGCCGGTAATCTCGAGGAGCAGCGCGGGGGTATGTGGAGCTGAACGTAAAAGGCCCATAGCTTCATCCCAGTCGATCGTGCCTTCGCCAATCCACAGGTGCTCGTCGCGCATGCCGTGGTTGTCGTGCAGGTGGGTGGAACGAATCTTGTCCTGCATGGTGCTGAAGCTGGCGCGGACACCCATCCCAAAATGGGCATGGCCGATATCAAAACAGAAGCCGATGTCATCGAAATGGGCGGTGTTCACGATTTCCTGGAGTTTGTCTGGAGTCGTGATCTCGTTATCGATGTTTTCGACAAGGACGGTGACTCCGAGAGGCTTAGCAAAGACGCGCAGATGCTCGAGAGCGGTGATCGCGTATTCCATCTTGCGCGGCTCCCATTTTTCCCTTCCCACACCGAGGTGCTGGATCAGGAAACGAAACGGCGTCTGTTCGGCGAATTCGATGGCACGTTTGGCCTCATCCATGGCCGCGATCCGCTGGAACTTTTCGTCAGCAACAACGTTTACTGGCGGCGCCATGTGTCGGCCGTAATCCGCCTCACTGTAAATAGGCGAGTGCAGCGAATGCAGTACGTCAGGATGCTCGCGAAACCATCCAGCCAGCTCGCGAACGCGAGCGCGATCGGTGTAATCGAAGTGCTCTTTCTGGCAAAAGAGTTCAATTGCCTGGGCACCGCCGTTGATCATTGCTTCCAGATGGCTGATCTGCAGGCGTTCGCGGACGCGTACGTGAGTGGACATTGCGCGCAACATCAGAATCCCGCCGCCTTTCCGTAGCCGCTGCGCTCATCGTGGCCGCCGAGGCGCTCTCCCGTTTTGGGATCAATCATAATGCACTCGGCGTCACCCCAATACGAGTCGTGATCGTCGATGGTGTGCCCTTCCGCTCGCAGCAGCTTGATGGTATCCGGCGAAAAGCGATTGCGTTCCACGGTTGTCTTATCCGGCAGCCACTGATTATGAAAGCGTGGAGCATCGACTGCTTGTTGAATATCAAGTCGGTAATCGATTACACCCATAAGCACGTTCGCGACGGTTGTGATGATGGTAGGACCGCCAGGCGATCCGACGACAAGAAACAATTTGCCATCCTTGGTGACAATG
This genomic interval from Terriglobales bacterium contains the following:
- a CDS encoding sugar phosphate isomerase/epimerase family protein, translating into MSTHVRVRERLQISHLEAMINGGAQAIELFCQKEHFDYTDRARVRELAGWFREHPDVLHSLHSPIYSEADYGRHMAPPVNVVADEKFQRIAAMDEAKRAIEFAEQTPFRFLIQHLGVGREKWEPRKMEYAITALEHLRVFAKPLGVTVLVENIDNEITTPDKLQEIVNTAHFDDIGFCFDIGHAHFGMGVRASFSTMQDKIRSTHLHDNHGMRDEHLWIGEGTIDWDEAMGLLRSAPHTPALLLEITGESQKEISAAASESFAKLEKAMEAAQQMAER